The window GCCGGGGCGACCACGGCAGGAGGGACCCCGTGAACGCGAAGCGCAGCCGAGGGCCGGGTACGATCGGGTTGGTCCTGGCCGCCGGCGAGGGTCTGCGAGCCGGCGGCCGCAAGCAGTTCCGCGAGGCCGGGGGGCGCAGTGTCCTGCGCCACGCGGTCGACGGGCTGTGCGCCCTGCGTGAGATCGGCGGGGTGATCGTGGTGGTTCCCGAGGACGCGATCGAGGCCGTGCGCGAGGAGCTGGACGACGTTCCGCGGCTGGTCGACGTGATCGGCGGTGGGGTCACGCGCAACCGGTCGTCGCGCAACGGCGTCGCCGCGCTTCCCGACTCGTGCCGCTACGTCCTGATCCACGACGCCGCGCGGCCCTTCGCATCTCCGAAGCTGATCCGCCGCGTCCTGCGTGCGGCCCGCGACGTCGGCGCGGCCGTCCCCGCCGTGCCGGTGAGCGACTCGGTGGTCGAACTCTTCGCCGACGGCGGTCTGCGCCGCTATCTCGAGCGCGATCGCATCCGCGCGGTGCAGACCCCGCAGGCCTTCGCCCGCGAGGTGATCGAGGCGGCCTTCGCCCGTACCCGCCGCGACGACTTCACCGACGACGCCGGTGTGGTCCGCCGGACGGGGCGTCCGGTGGCCGTGGTCGAGGGCGACGCGACGAACGTGAAGATCACCTCGCAGGAGGACCTCGAACACGCCCTGCGGCTGCTCGCGCCTCCGGCCACGGTGACCCCCCTGCCCGAGCTCCCGCGTCGCCGGAGGAAGAAGACGTGATCCGCGTGGGGCAGGGCATCGACCGGCACCGTCTCGAGGCCGGCCGTCGTCTCGTTCTGGGCGGCGTCGAGATCGAGCACACGCACGGACTGGTCGGCCACAGCGACGCCGACGCCCTGCTGCACGCGATCTGCGACGCGTTGCTCGGCGCGATCGCCGACGGCGACATCGGCCGCCACTTCGCCGACACCGACCCCGCCCACGCCGGCCGCGACAGCCGCGACTTCCTGCGCTCGGTCCGCGACCGCGTGCGCGGCGCCGGCTACGCGGTGGTGAACGTCGACTCCACGGTCATGGCCGAGGCACCCCGCCTGGCCCCGCACGTCGAGACCATGCGCGCGAACATCGCCGAGGACCTCGGGATCGACGTCGGGCGCGTGTCGGTGAAGGCGACCCGCGGCGAGGGGCTGGGCCCGGAGGGGCGGGGCGAGGCGATCACCGCCCACGCCGTGGTCCTGGTGGCCGCGGAGGACACGGCATGACCGCGCCGCTCGCCGTGACCGTGCTCATGGGCGGCGGCACCCGCGAGCACGAGGTGTCCCTCGACACCGGCACCGCCGTGGCCGATGCCCTCGACCGGCGCGGGCATCGCGTGCGCCGCGCCGTGCTGACCGACGCCGCGCTCGGTCCGCTGCTCGGGGCCGTCGACGGCGCCGACGTGGTCTTCGTCGCCCTGCACGGCGGCGCCGGCGAGGACGGCCGGGTGCAGGCGGCCCTGGAACTGGCCGGGGTGTGCTACGTGGGCAGCGGACCGGGGCCGAGTGCCGTCGCCATGGACAAGATCTGGACGAAGCAGATCGCGCGGGAATGCGGGGTGCCGACGACGCCCGAGCACGTCCTCGCTCCCGACGCCGCCGACGACGAGGTCCGGGCCGCGGCCGAGGATCTCGGGGGAAGGGTCGTCCTGAAGCCCACCGGCGAGGGCTCGGCGGTCGGCGTCACCCTCTGCGCCGATGCCGACACCGCGGTCGCCGCCTGGCGC of the Candidatus Krumholzibacteriia bacterium genome contains:
- the ispD gene encoding 2-C-methyl-D-erythritol 4-phosphate cytidylyltransferase, translated to MNAKRSRGPGTIGLVLAAGEGLRAGGRKQFREAGGRSVLRHAVDGLCALREIGGVIVVVPEDAIEAVREELDDVPRLVDVIGGGVTRNRSSRNGVAALPDSCRYVLIHDAARPFASPKLIRRVLRAARDVGAAVPAVPVSDSVVELFADGGLRRYLERDRIRAVQTPQAFAREVIEAAFARTRRDDFTDDAGVVRRTGRPVAVVEGDATNVKITSQEDLEHALRLLAPPATVTPLPELPRRRRKKT
- the ispF gene encoding 2-C-methyl-D-erythritol 2,4-cyclodiphosphate synthase, giving the protein MRVGQGIDRHRLEAGRRLVLGGVEIEHTHGLVGHSDADALLHAICDALLGAIADGDIGRHFADTDPAHAGRDSRDFLRSVRDRVRGAGYAVVNVDSTVMAEAPRLAPHVETMRANIAEDLGIDVGRVSVKATRGEGLGPEGRGEAITAHAVVLVAAEDTA
- a CDS encoding D-alanine--D-alanine ligase; this encodes MTAPLAVTVLMGGGTREHEVSLDTGTAVADALDRRGHRVRRAVLTDAALGPLLGAVDGADVVFVALHGGAGEDGRVQAALELAGVCYVGSGPGPSAVAMDKIWTKQIARECGVPTTPEHVLAPDAADDEVRAAAEDLGGRVVLKPTGEGSAVGVTLCADADTAVAAWRERDLPGVRFMLEPYVEGHELTVPLLWDESYGVIEIRPREGFYDYTNKYTAGRTEYDCPADLPAPVAEAVASHALDLYRALHLRDMARIDFRMDHDHRPYLLEVNTIPGMTGTSLLPMGAAHAGIDFDELCDRLCRRAFARGSAT